One Comamonas endophytica DNA window includes the following coding sequences:
- a CDS encoding GGDEF domain-containing protein translates to MSFPIDRLFLLIIPACMLLLGCTLVGCWLVQRRHRYLPWVAGSYALVGLALAWQTLLPPEELQRWAVFTGVMYLFGAWSFARGIAGYYGVSAHPRLGLLISAVVLLALHYYSQVVPDIWTRLYWLNAGLGLLQLLPAPHILRLRPATGWLERTMYWSYVLFAVNTSIRPLLSLALGSLTEDGRGFSSYWLMMLATTMLFVLLFAMLLLANSVRDALSALRTERNMDPLTNLLNRRAFREAAEPLLSDPRLGPWTLLIGDIDHFKRINDSWGHARGDYVLQNVAHALTQQVRAGDLVARFGGEEFVLLLRSDLAGAEQIAQRIRTQLSEDRSLLPNGERMTISFGIAPIEDLSQLSAALSHADGLLYQAKQAGRDRVHVARRVREKAARGL, encoded by the coding sequence GTGTCTTTTCCCATCGACCGCCTCTTTCTGCTGATCATCCCGGCCTGCATGCTGCTGCTGGGCTGCACGCTGGTGGGCTGCTGGCTGGTGCAGCGGCGCCACCGCTATCTGCCGTGGGTCGCGGGAAGCTATGCGCTGGTGGGGCTGGCGCTGGCCTGGCAGACGCTGCTGCCGCCCGAGGAGCTGCAGCGCTGGGCCGTGTTCACGGGCGTGATGTACCTGTTCGGCGCCTGGAGCTTCGCGCGCGGCATTGCGGGCTATTACGGCGTGTCGGCGCATCCGCGGCTTGGACTGCTCATCAGCGCGGTGGTGCTGCTGGCCCTTCATTACTACAGCCAGGTGGTGCCCGATATCTGGACGCGGCTCTACTGGCTCAACGCCGGACTGGGGCTGCTGCAGCTGCTGCCGGCGCCGCACATCCTGCGCCTGCGTCCGGCCACCGGGTGGCTCGAGCGCACGATGTACTGGTCCTATGTGCTGTTCGCGGTCAACACCAGCATTCGCCCGCTGCTGTCGCTGGCGCTGGGCAGCCTGACCGAAGACGGGCGTGGCTTCTCCTCTTATTGGCTGATGATGCTGGCCACCACCATGCTGTTCGTCCTGCTGTTCGCGATGCTGCTGCTCGCCAACTCGGTGCGCGACGCCCTGAGCGCGCTGCGCACCGAGCGCAACATGGACCCGCTGACCAACCTGCTCAACCGCCGCGCCTTTCGCGAGGCGGCCGAACCCCTGCTCAGCGATCCCCGGCTCGGCCCCTGGACGCTGCTGATCGGCGACATCGACCATTTCAAGCGCATCAACGACAGCTGGGGCCATGCGCGCGGCGATTACGTGCTGCAGAACGTCGCCCATGCGCTGACCCAGCAGGTGCGCGCGGGCGACCTGGTGGCACGCTTCGGCGGCGAGGAGTTCGTGCTGCTGCTGCGCAGCGATCTGGCCGGCGCGGAACAGATCGCCCAGCGCATACGCACCCAGCTGAGCGAGGACAGGAGCCTGCTGCCCAACGGCGAGCGCATGACCATCAGCTTCGGCATCGCGCCGATCGAGGACCTGTCGCAGCTGTCGGCTGCGCTGTCGCATGCCGATGGGCTGCTCTACCAGGCCAAACAGGCGGGGCGCGACCGGGTGCATGTGGCGCGCAGGGTGCGGGAGAAGGCAGCGCGGGGGCTGTGA